ATTAGCATGCCCGCAAAGTTGGGGTGGCCCTTATAGCCATTGATTGTAGCTTGGAGAAAATCCCACCCTAGTCCCGACGCAGCCTGTCCACAGCCGGTGCCATGAGTGTATGCAACAACACCGTCAACATTAGGGTAATTCTGAAGCTCTTCCTCCGTGAAGGCATCCGCGATCATTCGTGCTGCAGTGGCAGAACAGTTAACGGAAGTCATCACTCCCAAATAGTTTCGGGTTGCGACGCTTCCATCAGGTCGTTTTATGCCTTGAAAGGTAGCACGTTCCGGTTCTGGTACGTAATCAGTTGGTTTAGCATCCACTCCAAATTTATAGTCCCGGTCAAAAGACTGCATTTCAACATTTTGAGTGTGGACATGGTCTCCCGCCTTAATATCGGAGGTCGCGAACCCTATAATTTGGTCGTATTTGCGAATGGGTTGCCCAGTTGCAATATCTGAGGTCGCTACTTTATGTCCAACAGGAATTTCATTGGACGTTATTAGGTCTTCTTCCGAAATCTTTGTTTTTTTTGGGATAGTTACTTTTGCGGTAACTACGTTGTCAGATCCGTGTAGACGAATAGTTTCTATCATACTTGAAGACATTGGCGTCTCNCCCCCCTCCCCTTTATCTCGTGCAGGCGTGACACATTAGTGGGAAACTATGGATAGCGCAATCCACAGCTGATGCGCCAGCGGCAACGTTTTTTAGCAGATTGATTTTGTTGTGGTAGTNCTGCGTGTGTTTGAGAGAGGAGGCAATCATTTCGGGGAGCTATATTCATAATTCTGCTATGATTAAGTATAGGCTTTGGGGTATATAACGAGTGTCAACCAAAATATGGGATTTAGTAGCTTATGAGATTAAAGAATAAGTCTGCTTTTGTGACCGCCGCTGGTCAGGGTATGGGGCGGGCTGCCGTAGAAGCATTTCTGCGGGAGGGAGCCCGCGTTTATGCAACGGATCTGGATCCAGATAAATTGGCTGGACTTGGGGATGCGGAATGTTTTGGCTTGGATGTTTTGGATGCCGACCAAATAGCCGCAGCCTATGAGCGAACAGGCAATGTTGATATATTGTTTAACTGTGCTGGGCACGTGCCTGTCGGAAATGTTTTGGAATGTTCGCTGGAGGACTGGGACTTTGCCTTTAACCTTAATGTAAGGTCCATGTTTAGGACAATTCAAACGTATCTGCCTGGTATGGTGGCTGTCGGAGGGGGGAAAATTATAAATATGGCCTCGGTTGCTTCTTCGGTCAAAGGTGTGCCGGATCGGGCTGCATATTCGGCATCTAAAGCCGCTGTTATAGGTCTTACCAAATCCGTGGCCGCTGATTACGTTTCAAAGGGCATTACTTGCAACGCCCTTTGCCCGGGGACGGTGGATACGCCGTCATTGCAAGATCGGATTAATGCCTTCGAAGACCCTAAGGAGGCACGAAAAATGTTTGTGGAACGTCAACCCATGGGTCGTTTGGCCACAGCTGAAGAGTTGGTTGAGATGGTNGTTTATCTTGCGTCGGANTCAGCTNACTTTGTGACNGGGCAAACAATGGTTGTAGATGGTGGAATGTGTTTNTAGNAATATTTGTAGAGAGGATTGATANATGAAGTTGGTGCGGTATGGACGTATNGGCCGGGANAANCCAGGCCTNATAGATGANGANGGTAAGCTCAGGGATTTGAGNGGNANGCTATCGGATATCACTCCNGATANACTTTCTCCGAAAGGNATAGCNAAATTGGATAGGNTAAATGCCAAACGNCTTCCNTTGGTTAAGGGNAGGCCNCGCTTTGGCGTTCCNTGGAATGGACCNGGTAAGATCGTNTGTATTGGGTTGAATTATGTGGACCANGCNAAAGAGACNGGAAGCCCTATNCCNAANGAACCNATTATTTTCCTGAAGGCTAATAGTGCNTTNAACGGACCNAACGATAATGTTGCGATCCCAAGGGGCTCTAAGAAAACTGANTGGGAAGTTGANTTNGGNGTGGTNATNGGAACTANAGCCCANCACGTTTCCAAAAANGATGCCCTTAAANATGTTGCTGGNTATACCATTTGTAATGANGTATCGGAGCGAGAGTATCAGATCGAGCGCGGAGGAACCTGGGATAAGGGAAAGGGCTGTGATACTTTTGGTCCAATAGGACCTTGGCTGGTTACCAAGGATGAGATTCCTAACCCACAAAGACGAAACTTGTGGCTCGATGTAAACGGGCAGAGAATGCAAGATGGTAGCACTAAAACGATGATTTTCGATGTCGCTACACTGATTAGCTATACTAGTAAGTTCATGTCACTGAATCCAGGTGATGTTATTTCAACTGGAACCCCACCCGGCGTTGGGAGTGGCATGAAGCCCCCCAAGTTTTTGAAAGTCGGCGATGTGGTCACCCTAGGTGTAGAGGGACTAGGGCAGCAAACGCAAAAGATGGTGGCTTGGAACAAAATTTAAGCTTTATCCAGGTAACTTAAGTATAGGTGTGATAGAGAAATATTAGGGTGTGGTCGCCAAAGAAACTAGTTGGCGGCTGCATTGCTGGAGAGAAGGGGTTATGAAGATGCCTGAGGGAAAATTCAAAGTAGTTGTGCAGCGTCCGCCGGACGGGAGTTTGTTTGGAAAAAACGCCTATGAAATGGAGAGAGAGGCCCTCGATCCAATAGGAGCGGAGATAGTGGAAGTTGCAGCGTCCACATCTGAGGAATTTGTTGCCCAAGCTAAGGATGCGGATGCAGTAATTGGCCATAATAGGCGCATTACTGCCGAGATAATTTCTGGTCTTGATAAGTGTAGCGTCATTGGTCTTGGTTCGGTTGGCGCGGATACCGTAGACGTTGATGCCGCAACAAAAAATGGAATTGTCGTGACCAATGTTCCTGATATTTTTATTGAAGAAGTAGCGGATCACACTATGGCGATGCTTCTGGCAGCTTTTCGTAGATTGCCTGAGATGCATCGAATGACAGTAGAGGGTGAATGGGCGAAAGGCCGAGAGTTATTATCAGAGTTCCCAAGATTATGGGGGCAAACTATTGGTCTCATATCTTTTGGGAATGTGGCAAAAGCTGTGGCTCGGCGCTGCCATGCATTTGGCTTGCATGTCATNGCTTATGATCCCTATTTGTCAGAATTGGAGATGAGTTCAGTAGATGTAGANCCGGAAACCAGTTTAACTCGCTTACTACAGCGGTCGGATTTTGTTTCTATGCATGCTCCTCTGAATGATGAAACCCGTCACATGCTTACAACAAAGCATTTTTCCTCTATGAAGACATCTGCGATTTTTGTAAACAATGGACGTGGTCCAACGGTGGATGAAGCTGCCTTGATTGCGGCCTTAGAGAATTCAGAAATTGCTGGCGCAGCATTAGATGTATTTGAAGTCGAACCCGTGACGCCAGAATCCAATAATCCTCTGGTGCGGATGAATAATGTAATTTGTTCTCCACATGTTGCTTCGGCATCGGATCGGATGCGCCCCGAGGCTTTGAGGCGGATGGGAAGGGAAATTGCAACGGTTTTGACCGGACGTTGGCCTCGTAGCGCTGTCAATCCTGGGGTGCTTCCGAGGACCGAATTGGTTCGCTGGCAGCCCTATCCGCAAACGCGAGGGCCAAACCGTTAATCAAATATCTTCTCCAATATGGATACTCGTGTTTGGCCCTAGACTTCCAAGCCTATTGTTAGGCCTAACATATGTGGCGATCACAAACGGGACATGGTAAAAGACTTTCTGATGGAGTACTCAGTTTTTTTTAAGAACAGGCTTAAAGATCTGCGTTCTGAGGGGCGTTACCGGGTCTTTGCGGATCTCAAACGGCATGCGGGAGCTTTCCCTCATGCCTCTTTTTATGATCATGATGGTGCTGCGCGCGATGTTGTTGTTTGGTGTAGTAACGATTACCTGGGGATGGGCCAGAATGAATTGGTCAGAGGGTCTATGACCACGGCCATCCGGGAGGCCGGTGCAGGTTCAGGTGGAACCCGTAATATTTCTGGCACTACCCACTATCACGTTTTGTTAGAGCGGGAACTTGCAGACCTCCATGAAAAAGAGGCGGCTTTATTGTTTACTTCTGGTTATATATCTAACGAGGCAACNTTAGGGACGCTGGGAGCAATGCTGCCAGGTTGCGTCCTTTTATCAGATGAGTTGAACCACGCATCCATGATCTCGGGGGTGCGGAATAGCCGATCACCCAAGATAATATTTAAGCACAATGATCCGATGGATCTGGAACAACATTTATCGAAATTGGACCCGGAAAGTCCAAAGATTGTNGCCTTTGAGTCTGTCTACTCTATGGATGGTGATATAGCTCCAATAAGAGAACTATGTGAGGTAGCGAAGCGTTTCGGGGCTATGACTTATCTGGATGAGGTGCACGCTGTTGGCATGTATGGCTCCAAGGGTGGGGGAGTTGCCGAACAGGAAGGTTTGATGGACCAGTTGGATA
The Rhodospirillaceae bacterium DNA segment above includes these coding regions:
- a CDS encoding 2-ketogluconate reductase, which translates into the protein MPEGKFKVVVQRPPDGSLFGKNAYEMEREALDPIGAEIVEVAASTSEEFVAQAKDADAVIGHNRRITAEIISGLDKCSVIGLGSVGADTVDVDAATKNGIVVTNVPDIFIEEVADHTMAMLLAAFRRLPEMHRMTVEGEWAKGRELLSEFPRLWGQTIGLISFGNVAKAVARRCHAFGLHVXAYDPYLSELEMSSVDVXPETSLTRLLQRSDFVSMHAPLNDETRHMLTTKHFSSMKTSAIFVNNGRGPTVDEAALIAALENSEIAGAALDVFEVEPVTPESNNPLVRMNNVICSPHVASASDRMRPEALRRMGREIATVLTGRWPRSAVNPGVLPRTELVRWQPYPQTRGPNR
- a CDS encoding 2-hydroxyhepta-2,4-diene-1,7-dioate isomerase, whose protein sequence is MKLVRYGRXGRXXPGLIDXXGKLRDLXGXLSDITPDXLSPKGIAKLDRXNAKRLPLVKGRPRFGVPWNGPGKIVCIGLNYVDXAKETGSPXPXEPIIFLKANSAXNGPNDNVAIPRGSKKTXWEVXXGVVXGTXAXHVSKXDALKXVAGYTICNXVSEREYQIERGGTWDKGKGCDTFGPIGPWLVTKDEIPNPQRRNLWLDVNGQRMQDGSTKTMIFDVATLISYTSKFMSLNPGDVISTGTPPGVGSGMKPPKFLKVGDVVTLGVEGLGQQTQKMVAWNKI
- a CDS encoding NAD(P)-dependent oxidoreductase; protein product: MRLKNKSAFVTAAGQGMGRAAVEAFLREGARVYATDLDPDKLAGLGDAECFGLDVLDADQIAAAYERTGNVDILFNCAGHVPVGNVLECSLEDWDFAFNLNVRSMFRTIQTYLPGMVAVGGGKIINMASVASSVKGVPDRAAYSASKAAVIGLTKSVAADYVSKGITCNALCPGTVDTPSLQDRINAFEDPKEARKMFVERQPMGRLATAEELVEMVVYLASXSAXFVTGQTMVVDGGMCX
- the hemA gene encoding 5-aminolevulinate synthase; translation: MEYSVFFKNRLKDLRSEGRYRVFADLKRHAGAFPHASFYDHDGAARDVVVWCSNDYLGMGQNELVRGSMTTAIREAGAGSGGTRNISGTTHYHVLLERELADLHEKEAALLFTSGYISNEATLGTLGAMLPGCVLLSDELNHASMISGVRNSRSPKIIFKHNDPMDLEQHLSKLDPESPKIVAFESVYSMDGDIAPIRELCEVAKRFGAMTYLDEVHAVGMYGSKGGGVAEQEGLMDQLDIIEGTLAKAFGVMGGYIASTADICDIIRSFASGFIFTTSLPPAIVAGALASVSHLKQSQIEREQHQERVSTLKAKLREEVIPFLENPSHIIPVMVGDPVLCKRASDMLLDLHGVYVQPINYPTVPKGTERLRITPTPLHTDDMMDHLLXALKDVFERLSIKRAAAA